A genomic window from Variovorax paradoxus includes:
- a CDS encoding ABC transporter substrate-binding protein gives MSFKSLRILAAVATSMALLAGMPASAAEKVSLRLKWLAQAQFAGFYVAKAKGFYDQGGLDLTINPGGPNLNVETLVASGNDTFGLAGGTETVLLAREKGLPLVCIGVTVQNTPFTYVTYKDSGITKVKDFAGKKVATWFTGTQYTLYSMLASAGVKQSDLTIVPQSGSMAPFVEKQFDVAAATYYNELNTLKEQGLGDKLTLIKPDDYGVVVQQDTVLVSEKYRNEKPQQVQAFLTATIKGWKYALQNKKEAIDIVMAAAPSLNRAHQEAMLDEFEKLVKAGKGTTDGILAIDLPTVEKMQAQLVGYKALKAPADLSKAYDASFWTQVPAADKKF, from the coding sequence ATGTCTTTCAAGTCCTTGCGTATCCTGGCCGCCGTCGCAACGTCGATGGCTCTTCTGGCGGGCATGCCCGCGTCTGCCGCCGAGAAGGTCTCGTTGCGCCTCAAGTGGCTGGCGCAGGCGCAGTTCGCCGGCTTCTACGTAGCCAAGGCCAAGGGCTTCTATGACCAGGGCGGCCTCGACCTGACGATCAACCCGGGCGGCCCCAACCTGAACGTCGAGACGCTGGTCGCCTCGGGCAACGACACCTTCGGCCTGGCCGGCGGCACCGAGACCGTGCTGCTCGCCCGCGAGAAAGGCCTGCCGCTGGTCTGCATCGGCGTGACCGTGCAGAACACGCCTTTCACCTACGTGACGTACAAGGACTCCGGCATCACCAAGGTGAAGGACTTCGCGGGCAAGAAGGTCGCGACCTGGTTCACCGGCACGCAGTACACGCTGTACTCGATGCTCGCCTCGGCCGGCGTGAAGCAGAGCGACCTCACCATCGTTCCCCAGTCGGGCTCCATGGCGCCCTTCGTCGAGAAGCAGTTCGACGTGGCCGCCGCCACCTACTACAACGAGCTCAACACGCTGAAGGAGCAGGGCCTGGGTGACAAGCTCACGCTCATCAAGCCCGACGACTACGGCGTGGTCGTGCAGCAGGACACCGTGCTCGTGTCGGAGAAGTACCGCAACGAGAAGCCGCAGCAGGTGCAGGCCTTCCTGACCGCCACCATCAAGGGCTGGAAGTACGCGCTGCAGAACAAGAAGGAAGCCATCGACATCGTCATGGCCGCCGCCCCCAGCCTGAACCGCGCGCACCAGGAAGCCATGCTCGATGAATTCGAGAAGCTCGTGAAGGCCGGCAAGGGCACCACCGACGGCATCCTCGCCATCGACCTGCCCACGGTGGAGAAGATGCAGGCGCAGCTCGTCGGCTACAAGGCGCTGAAGGCGCCGGCCGATCTGTCGAAGGCCTACGACGCCAGCTTCTGGACGCAGGTGCCCGCCGCCGACAAGAAGTTCTGA
- a CDS encoding amidase family protein, with translation MNRIHALTDLSAREAAGQMARGELRAADYAQALLERASAIAPFGALLHQDPAALHAAAAALDAAPRPAPGTLPLYGVPLAFKDNIDVAGMPTTAGSPWMADHRPRMHAGVAQRLIDAGALVLGKTNLHEWSQGVTGNNHGFGPSRNPFDATRVTGGSSGGNAALLGLRAAPVAIGTDTGGSVRVPAALCGLVGFRPTVHRWPDEGLVPISPTFDTAGVMARCVDDCVLVDHAIAGGPLQIAPTPLTGVRLGVPEAYFWEEVDPPVADLARKRLELLRAAGAVLVPCDLAEAGALFQEGSMTISLHEILPALAAYFARHGRPFDARALTDAVVSPDVRPLFERLFGATAITPEAYAHALHTLRPRMQAAYRDCFARHDLAALVFPTSPLTAARIGEDVEVTLCGRPTLAFSAYIRNTGPAGMAGLPAVSLPMGLTSNGLPAGLELTGAQGADTPLLALALGIEAALPEAPIAPSVQKLASH, from the coding sequence ATGAACCGAATCCATGCGCTGACCGATCTTTCCGCCCGCGAGGCCGCCGGGCAGATGGCGCGCGGTGAACTGCGCGCCGCTGACTACGCGCAGGCGCTGCTGGAACGCGCCAGCGCAATCGCACCCTTCGGCGCCCTGCTCCACCAGGACCCCGCGGCGCTTCACGCAGCCGCCGCCGCGCTCGATGCCGCACCGCGCCCCGCGCCGGGAACGCTGCCTCTATATGGCGTGCCGCTGGCCTTCAAGGACAACATCGACGTTGCCGGCATGCCGACCACGGCCGGCAGCCCGTGGATGGCGGACCATCGGCCGCGCATGCACGCCGGCGTAGCGCAGCGGCTGATCGACGCAGGCGCGCTGGTGCTCGGCAAGACGAATCTGCACGAGTGGTCGCAGGGCGTCACCGGCAACAACCACGGCTTCGGACCGTCGCGCAATCCGTTCGACGCCACGCGCGTCACGGGCGGCTCCAGCGGCGGCAACGCGGCGCTGCTGGGTCTGCGCGCCGCGCCAGTGGCCATCGGCACCGACACGGGCGGCTCGGTGCGCGTGCCGGCCGCGCTGTGCGGGCTGGTGGGCTTCCGGCCGACGGTGCACCGCTGGCCGGACGAAGGGCTGGTGCCGATATCGCCGACCTTCGATACCGCTGGCGTCATGGCGCGCTGCGTGGACGATTGCGTGCTGGTCGACCACGCAATCGCCGGTGGGCCGCTGCAGATTGCCCCGACACCGCTCACCGGCGTGCGCCTTGGCGTGCCCGAGGCCTACTTCTGGGAAGAGGTCGATCCGCCCGTGGCCGATTTGGCCCGCAAGCGCCTCGAGCTGCTGCGCGCAGCCGGCGCCGTGCTGGTGCCTTGCGACTTGGCCGAAGCCGGTGCGCTGTTCCAGGAAGGATCGATGACGATCTCGCTGCACGAGATCCTGCCCGCGCTGGCCGCCTACTTTGCGCGGCACGGCCGCCCCTTCGACGCGCGTGCTCTCACCGACGCCGTGGTCAGCCCCGACGTGCGCCCGCTGTTCGAGCGCCTCTTCGGTGCAACCGCCATCACACCCGAGGCCTACGCCCACGCGCTGCACACCCTGCGCCCGCGCATGCAGGCGGCGTACCGCGACTGCTTTGCGCGGCACGACCTGGCCGCCCTCGTCTTCCCGACCAGCCCGCTGACCGCCGCGCGCATCGGCGAAGACGTGGAAGTGACGCTGTGCGGCCGCCCCACTTTGGCTTTTTCGGCCTACATCCGCAACACCGGCCCGGCCGGCATGGCGGGCTTGCCGGCGGTGAGCCTGCCGATGGGCCTCACCTCCAACGGCCTGCCCGCCGGGCTGGAATTGACCGGCGCGCAAGGCGCCGACACGCCGCTGCTGGCACTGGCGCTCGGCATCGAAGCCGCGCTACCCGAAGCACCAATCGCCCCAAGCGTGCAGAAGTTGGCAAGCCACTGA
- a CDS encoding ABC transporter ATP-binding protein: protein MLELESIRVAYGQATALWDVSLSIGKGELLCIVGPNSAGKSTLINAVAGLHRISAGRMRFEGQDISRLAPHRFCAQGIALVPEGRRLFTEMTVRENLELGSYLRAARLERARSMEHVCTLFPALTEKLEQPAGSLSGGQQQMVAIGRALMARPKLLLLDEPSLGLAPSIVLDMFTAIRRIHADGIAVLLVEQNVGMALDVAERAAVLEEGRIVALGRPEELMARPELRRAYLGLDADASEGGAMPGATAHGARAAAAPATTAARH, encoded by the coding sequence ATGCTTGAACTCGAATCCATCCGCGTCGCCTACGGGCAGGCCACCGCGCTGTGGGATGTGTCGCTGTCCATCGGCAAGGGCGAGCTGCTGTGCATCGTCGGGCCGAACAGCGCGGGCAAGAGCACGCTCATCAATGCGGTGGCGGGGCTGCACCGCATCAGCGCCGGCCGCATGCGCTTCGAGGGGCAGGACATCTCGCGCCTGGCGCCGCATCGCTTCTGCGCGCAGGGCATCGCACTGGTGCCCGAGGGGCGGCGCCTGTTCACCGAGATGACGGTGCGCGAGAACCTGGAGCTCGGCAGCTACCTGCGCGCGGCGCGCCTCGAACGCGCTCGCTCGATGGAACACGTCTGCACGCTGTTCCCCGCGCTGACGGAAAAGCTGGAGCAGCCGGCGGGTTCGCTCTCAGGCGGCCAGCAGCAGATGGTGGCCATCGGCCGCGCGCTCATGGCGCGCCCCAAGCTGCTGCTGCTCGACGAGCCTTCGCTGGGGCTGGCGCCGAGCATCGTGCTCGACATGTTCACCGCCATCCGGCGAATCCATGCCGACGGCATCGCGGTGCTGCTGGTGGAGCAGAACGTGGGCATGGCGCTCGACGTGGCCGAGCGCGCCGCGGTGCTGGAAGAAGGGCGCATCGTCGCGCTGGGCCGGCCGGAAGAGCTGATGGCGCGGCCGGAGTTGCGGCGCGCCTACCTGGGGCTGGATGCCGATGCCTCAGAGGGTGGCGCTATGCCGGGTGCGACGGCCCATGGTGCCCGGGCCGCCGCAGCGCCAGCCACCACAGCAGCGCGGCATTGA
- a CDS encoding branched-chain amino acid ABC transporter ATP-binding protein/permease: MKRSFLLILAAGAGLAVVPWLGLPAFYESILYLVLHWVALATSWNLLSGYSGYFSFGHGAFFGIGMYTTATLATRFDIPFLWTLPAAAAVAALFGTLLGAVAFRVQAVRAELFSLLTLAATFVVATIILNTPIDGGPGVYMSAVAVPQIGPTASGTFYLLALGVAVLTVLASLAVYHSRFGTGLFAIHDDEDVAEVMGVPTYRFKLGAFALSCGLAGVVGGVHALFVSYVTTGDTFTIAMPLTVVLMSVLGGTRHWAGPIVGATAITLLLYAFTGGDSAIIGKGLTGLVLIVVILFMPEGLLGQALKWWNARRGAPAASSAPVHVAVADEVKKPVGITGEVLLRAEGVRKSFKGVHALRGVSLEVRRGEILGLLGPNGSGKSTFINVASGHYAVTAGVIEFGGRRISGVPAHRIAQGGIARTYQIPRPFAHLTVLENVALPAMFGAAALDRQTAEGEAWQWLAFTGLTERAHALPAELNLHQRKFLEFARALASRPQVLMLDEVLSGLTPSEIDEAVALIRRIRDQGATIVFVEHVMRAVMALCDRIVVFNRGEVLAEGAPHDVMQRPEVVSAYLGQAMEPEVPAASSVAGVERELAHA, translated from the coding sequence ATGAAGCGCTCGTTCCTGCTGATTCTTGCGGCCGGCGCGGGGCTTGCCGTGGTGCCGTGGCTCGGACTGCCGGCGTTCTACGAATCGATTCTGTACCTGGTGCTGCACTGGGTCGCGCTGGCCACCTCGTGGAACCTGCTGTCGGGCTACTCGGGGTATTTCTCGTTCGGGCACGGCGCGTTCTTCGGCATCGGCATGTACACCACGGCCACGCTGGCGACGCGCTTCGACATTCCGTTTCTCTGGACGCTGCCGGCCGCCGCCGCGGTGGCCGCGCTGTTCGGCACGCTGCTGGGCGCCGTGGCTTTCCGCGTGCAGGCGGTGCGCGCCGAGCTGTTCTCGCTGCTCACGCTGGCCGCCACCTTCGTGGTGGCGACCATCATCCTCAACACGCCCATCGACGGTGGGCCGGGCGTGTACATGAGCGCGGTGGCGGTGCCGCAGATCGGGCCGACGGCGTCGGGCACCTTCTATCTGCTGGCCTTGGGCGTGGCGGTGTTGACGGTGCTGGCTTCGCTGGCCGTGTACCACTCGCGCTTCGGCACCGGGCTGTTCGCCATTCATGACGACGAGGACGTGGCCGAGGTGATGGGCGTGCCCACGTACCGCTTCAAGCTCGGCGCCTTCGCGCTCTCGTGCGGGCTGGCGGGCGTGGTGGGCGGCGTGCATGCGCTCTTCGTGTCGTACGTGACCACGGGCGACACCTTCACCATCGCGATGCCGCTCACGGTGGTGCTGATGTCGGTGCTCGGTGGCACGCGGCACTGGGCCGGACCGATCGTCGGCGCGACGGCGATCACGCTGCTGCTGTATGCCTTCACGGGCGGCGACAGCGCGATCATCGGCAAGGGCCTGACGGGGCTGGTGCTGATCGTGGTGATCCTCTTCATGCCCGAAGGCCTGCTGGGGCAGGCGCTGAAGTGGTGGAACGCGCGGCGCGGTGCGCCTGCTGCTTCGTCCGCGCCGGTGCATGTGGCCGTGGCTGATGAAGTGAAGAAACCCGTCGGCATTACCGGCGAAGTGCTGCTGCGTGCCGAGGGCGTGCGCAAGTCCTTCAAGGGCGTGCATGCGCTGCGCGGCGTGAGCCTCGAGGTGCGGCGTGGAGAGATCCTCGGCCTGCTCGGGCCCAACGGCTCTGGCAAGTCGACCTTCATCAATGTTGCGAGTGGGCACTATGCGGTGACCGCCGGGGTCATCGAGTTCGGGGGGCGACGCATCTCGGGCGTGCCGGCGCACCGCATTGCGCAGGGCGGCATTGCGCGCACGTATCAGATCCCGCGTCCCTTCGCGCACCTGACGGTGCTGGAGAACGTGGCGCTGCCGGCGATGTTCGGCGCCGCCGCGCTCGACCGTCAGACGGCGGAAGGCGAGGCGTGGCAATGGCTGGCCTTCACCGGACTCACCGAGCGCGCGCACGCCTTGCCGGCGGAGCTGAACCTGCACCAGCGCAAGTTCCTCGAGTTCGCGCGGGCACTGGCCTCGCGGCCGCAGGTGCTGATGCTCGACGAGGTGCTGTCGGGCCTCACGCCTTCGGAAATCGACGAGGCCGTGGCGCTCATCCGCCGCATTCGTGACCAGGGCGCGACCATCGTCTTCGTCGAGCACGTGATGCGCGCGGTGATGGCGCTGTGCGACCGCATCGTGGTGTTCAACCGCGGCGAGGTGCTGGCCGAAGGCGCGCCGCATGACGTGATGCAGCGGCCCGAAGTGGTGTCGGCCTACCTGGGCCAGGCCATGGAGCCGGAGGTGCCTGCCGCGTCGTCCGTGGCGGGTGTCGAAAGGGAGCTGGCCCATGCTTGA
- a CDS encoding branched-chain amino acid ABC transporter permease produces the protein MSFPSATLLAQSILAGLFTGALYGLLGLGLSLSWGMLRQINLAHFALAFLGAYLTYELSSHHGVDPLLTLVVIVPLFFVLGVALHWVLTRFRVSPFNSLLVTFGITVIIEALLQWTWTADYRKLESSYAEHKLQIGPLYLPVPELITLALGVGISLAVWFALRRTDLGKAMRAAAEDAPIAAAFGVNQNALALMLSGLNAALAGVAGVCIALAYTLSPSQIYAWIGVVFAAVMLGGLGRPLGPLIAGCIIGVTEAVTMTITAPSWAPLVSFSLLMFVLLVRPGRVA, from the coding sequence ATGAGCTTCCCCAGTGCCACGCTGCTGGCCCAGTCGATCCTGGCGGGCCTGTTCACCGGGGCGCTCTACGGTCTGCTGGGGCTCGGCCTCAGCCTGTCGTGGGGGATGCTGCGGCAGATCAACCTGGCGCACTTCGCGCTCGCCTTTCTGGGTGCCTATCTCACGTACGAACTGTCGAGCCACCATGGTGTCGATCCGCTGCTCACGCTGGTGGTGATCGTGCCGCTGTTCTTCGTGCTGGGCGTGGCACTGCACTGGGTGCTGACGCGCTTTCGCGTGAGCCCCTTCAACTCGCTGCTCGTGACCTTCGGCATCACAGTGATCATCGAAGCGCTCCTGCAGTGGACCTGGACGGCCGACTACCGCAAGCTCGAATCGAGCTACGCGGAGCACAAGCTGCAGATCGGCCCGCTCTATCTGCCGGTGCCCGAGCTCATCACGCTGGCGCTGGGCGTGGGCATCTCGCTGGCGGTGTGGTTCGCGCTGCGCCGCACCGACCTGGGCAAGGCGATGCGCGCTGCCGCCGAAGACGCGCCCATCGCCGCGGCCTTCGGCGTGAACCAGAACGCGCTGGCGCTGATGCTCTCGGGTCTCAACGCGGCGCTGGCCGGCGTGGCGGGCGTGTGCATTGCGCTGGCGTACACGCTGTCGCCATCGCAGATCTATGCGTGGATCGGCGTGGTGTTCGCGGCCGTGATGCTGGGTGGGCTCGGTCGCCCGCTCGGGCCGCTGATCGCGGGCTGCATCATCGGCGTGACCGAGGCCGTGACCATGACGATCACCGCGCCTTCATGGGCGCCGCTGGTGTCGTTCTCGCTGCTGATGTTCGTGCTGCTGGTGCGGCCGGGGAGGGTGGCATGA
- a CDS encoding amino acid ABC transporter substrate-binding protein yields the protein MSIDRRSFVAAASAFGALGTSALFSGTAAAQQPSGKPIRVGGTLALTGPLSATGLVHKLTGEIYVESLNQRGGLLGRPVEWVLKDDQSKPDLARTLYEQLVTADKVDLLIGPYATGAILSAMGVAQRYNKTLVHHTFGIPSLAKYDQQFPAWSLGPDPEKTMPAMVMDALATSPKPPKTIAIVTSKFPSVHFVALGAREVAKQRGLKEVLFLEWDFGNRDFGPIAGRLKEANPDFIWNGAIGLEGNQLLDAMKKIDYAPLHHFYHVPAPAPMLKAPEANGALATTIFEDHPPFTDNPTAAEFVKVYRERAAKAGMPDTAVETQAAASFSAWQIIEAAVVATKGIDDKAMATWLRANKVDTIQGKLRFNERGNFGDDLGKVKQVQNGKWVVVWPKEWAAPGVKLQTRGVTS from the coding sequence ATGAGCATCGATCGTCGTTCCTTCGTCGCGGCTGCCAGCGCTTTCGGTGCTCTCGGCACCAGCGCGCTGTTCAGCGGCACCGCCGCCGCGCAGCAGCCTTCGGGCAAGCCCATCCGCGTGGGCGGCACGCTGGCGCTCACCGGGCCGCTCTCGGCCACGGGGCTCGTGCACAAGCTCACGGGCGAGATCTACGTGGAGTCGCTCAACCAGCGCGGCGGCCTGCTGGGCCGGCCGGTGGAGTGGGTGCTGAAGGACGACCAGTCCAAGCCCGACCTCGCGCGCACGCTGTACGAGCAGCTCGTGACGGCCGACAAGGTCGACCTGCTCATCGGCCCGTATGCCACGGGCGCGATTCTTTCGGCCATGGGCGTGGCCCAGCGCTACAACAAGACGCTGGTGCACCACACCTTCGGCATTCCGAGCCTGGCCAAGTACGACCAGCAGTTTCCGGCGTGGTCGCTCGGCCCCGACCCCGAGAAGACGATGCCCGCCATGGTCATGGATGCGCTGGCCACCTCGCCCAAACCGCCGAAGACCATCGCCATCGTCACCAGCAAGTTCCCCTCGGTGCACTTCGTGGCGCTGGGCGCGCGCGAGGTGGCGAAGCAGCGGGGCCTGAAGGAAGTGCTGTTTCTCGAGTGGGACTTCGGCAACCGCGACTTCGGCCCCATCGCCGGCCGGCTGAAGGAGGCCAACCCCGACTTCATCTGGAACGGCGCCATCGGCCTCGAAGGCAACCAGTTGCTCGACGCAATGAAGAAGATCGACTACGCGCCGCTGCATCACTTCTATCACGTGCCCGCGCCCGCGCCGATGCTCAAGGCGCCCGAGGCCAACGGCGCGCTGGCCACCACCATCTTCGAAGACCATCCGCCGTTCACCGACAACCCGACGGCCGCCGAGTTCGTGAAGGTCTATCGCGAACGCGCGGCCAAGGCCGGCATGCCCGACACGGCGGTGGAGACGCAGGCGGCCGCGTCGTTCTCGGCCTGGCAGATCATCGAAGCCGCCGTGGTCGCCACCAAGGGCATCGACGACAAGGCCATGGCCACCTGGCTGCGCGCCAACAAGGTCGACACCATCCAGGGCAAGCTGCGCTTCAACGAGCGCGGCAACTTCGGCGACGACCTCGGCAAGGTCAAGCAGGTGCAGAACGGCAAGTGGGTGGTGGTGTGGCCGAAGGAGTGGGCCGCCCCCGGCGTGAAGCTGCAGACGCGCGGGGTGACCAGCTGA
- a CDS encoding fumarylacetoacetate hydrolase family protein has product MRLLAFNHNGKPALGLRLGQEVVDLTAAGLPATLDELLRAGPEAMAAAKKAGDAARARLPLSDIDWLPPVQSPSKAIAVGLNYIDHAAESKFDPPTYPVLFHRFPSSWVGHNQPIVRPHVSTQFDYEGELLVVIGKAGRYIKKGDALNHVAGYSVFNDGSIRDYQFKSAQWMMGKNFDRSGSFGPEFVTADELPAGATGLKLQTRLNGTVLQDANTRDMIFDVATLVSVCSEPFALQPGDIIIAGTPSGVGLARKPQIFMKAGDVCEVEIEGVGLLSNPVVDGD; this is encoded by the coding sequence ATGCGTCTCCTCGCCTTCAACCACAACGGCAAGCCGGCCCTCGGCCTGCGCCTCGGCCAGGAGGTCGTCGACCTCACAGCCGCTGGCCTGCCCGCCACGCTAGACGAACTTCTGCGCGCCGGCCCCGAAGCCATGGCCGCCGCGAAGAAGGCCGGCGACGCGGCCCGCGCGCGCCTGCCGCTGTCCGACATCGACTGGCTGCCGCCAGTGCAGTCGCCTTCCAAGGCCATTGCGGTGGGCCTCAACTACATCGACCACGCCGCCGAAAGCAAATTCGATCCGCCGACCTACCCGGTGCTGTTCCATCGCTTTCCATCGTCGTGGGTCGGCCATAACCAGCCCATCGTGCGACCGCACGTGTCGACGCAGTTCGACTACGAAGGCGAGCTGCTGGTGGTCATCGGCAAGGCCGGGCGCTACATCAAGAAGGGCGATGCGCTGAACCATGTGGCGGGCTACTCGGTGTTCAACGACGGCTCCATCCGCGACTACCAGTTCAAGTCCGCGCAATGGATGATGGGCAAGAACTTCGATCGCTCGGGTTCCTTCGGCCCCGAGTTCGTCACCGCCGACGAACTGCCCGCGGGCGCCACCGGCCTGAAGCTGCAGACGCGACTGAACGGCACCGTGCTGCAGGACGCCAACACGCGCGACATGATCTTCGACGTCGCCACGCTGGTGTCGGTGTGCTCCGAGCCCTTCGCGCTGCAGCCGGGCGACATCATCATCGCCGGCACGCCCTCGGGCGTGGGCCTGGCGCGCAAGCCGCAGATCTTCATGAAGGCCGGCGACGTGTGCGAAGTGGAGATCGAAGGCGTGGGCCTTCTTTCGAACCCCGTCGTCGACGGCGACTGA
- a CDS encoding VOC family protein — MADIQLRTQKSPERAALHSVHSLDAFVFTVPDLDEATRFYDAFGLEPRREGDRLDLYTAGHPHAWGSLYQAPGVKKLQYLRFACFAEDFDAIAARIERLGVPRCSPHPLGDDRGLWVLHPEGFPVQVVVAAKSAPDAGSEPVVAPRPPVGTGASPNRARIPKVHPRRLSHILMFCAKVPEALRFYEDALGLRVTDRSGDLIVFMHGAHGSDHHLIAMAHSNGPGLHHLSWDVANIDEVGRGMEQMYAAGHVRGWGVGRHVLGSNYFHYVRDPWGSYSEYSCDMDFVPGDYDWRAADHPPEDSFYAWGPKVPEDFVTNFEVEATKA, encoded by the coding sequence ATGGCCGATATCCAGCTTCGCACCCAGAAAAGCCCCGAGCGCGCGGCGTTGCACAGCGTGCATTCGCTCGATGCCTTCGTCTTCACCGTGCCCGATCTCGACGAGGCTACGCGCTTCTACGACGCCTTCGGGCTGGAGCCCCGAAGAGAGGGCGACCGGCTCGACCTGTACACCGCAGGTCACCCGCATGCCTGGGGTTCGCTGTACCAGGCGCCCGGGGTGAAGAAGCTGCAGTACCTGCGCTTCGCCTGCTTTGCTGAAGACTTCGACGCCATTGCCGCGCGCATCGAGCGCCTGGGCGTGCCGCGCTGCTCGCCGCATCCGCTGGGCGACGACCGCGGCCTGTGGGTGCTGCACCCGGAGGGTTTTCCGGTGCAGGTCGTCGTGGCCGCGAAGAGCGCGCCGGATGCGGGCAGCGAGCCTGTCGTCGCGCCGCGCCCGCCGGTGGGCACGGGCGCCTCGCCGAACCGCGCGCGCATTCCGAAGGTGCATCCGCGCCGGCTCTCGCACATCCTGATGTTCTGCGCCAAGGTGCCCGAGGCCTTGCGCTTCTATGAAGACGCGCTGGGCTTGCGCGTTACCGACCGCTCGGGCGACCTCATCGTCTTCATGCACGGCGCGCACGGCAGCGACCACCACCTGATTGCGATGGCGCATTCGAACGGCCCGGGCCTGCACCACCTGAGCTGGGACGTCGCGAACATCGACGAAGTCGGCCGGGGCATGGAGCAGATGTATGCGGCCGGCCACGTGCGCGGCTGGGGCGTGGGGCGCCACGTGCTGGGTTCGAACTACTTCCACTACGTGCGCGACCCGTGGGGCAGCTACTCGGAGTACTCCTGCGACATGGACTTCGTGCCCGGCGACTACGACTGGCGCGCCGCCGACCACCCGCCCGAAGACTCGTTCTACGCCTGGGGCCCGAAAGTGCCCGAGGATTTCGTCACCAATTTCGAGGTCGAGGCCACCAAGGCCTGA
- a CDS encoding GntR family transcriptional regulator encodes MSQTRQVFTELRTAIVGGRLLPGSKLNIAALAEELDVSAGAVREGLAMLEAEALVVSEPARGYRVSPISATDLEELVKARIEIEKLCLAEAIRHGDLAWEGSVVSAHHRLSRLAERDAAMPTMLSAEWTASHAEFHNALVAGCPNGWLLRMHQMLYQQSERYRQLSAPLSKQARDVGAEHQALLDAVLNRDIQAAQTLIAEHLQTTGRLLMTALKANPPADR; translated from the coding sequence ATGAGCCAGACACGACAGGTGTTCACCGAGCTGCGCACGGCCATCGTGGGCGGACGGCTGCTGCCGGGCTCGAAGCTCAACATCGCCGCGCTGGCCGAAGAGCTGGACGTGAGCGCCGGCGCGGTGCGCGAAGGCCTCGCCATGCTGGAAGCCGAGGCGCTGGTGGTGTCGGAGCCGGCGCGCGGCTACCGCGTGAGCCCCATTTCGGCGACCGACCTCGAAGAGCTGGTGAAGGCGCGCATCGAGATCGAGAAGCTGTGCCTGGCCGAAGCCATCCGCCACGGTGATCTCGCCTGGGAAGGCAGCGTGGTCTCGGCGCACCACCGCCTCTCGCGGCTGGCCGAGCGCGACGCGGCCATGCCCACGATGCTGAGCGCCGAATGGACGGCGAGCCACGCGGAGTTCCACAACGCGCTGGTGGCCGGCTGCCCGAACGGCTGGCTGCTGCGCATGCACCAGATGCTCTACCAGCAGAGCGAACGCTACCGGCAGCTGTCGGCGCCGCTGTCGAAGCAGGCGCGAGACGTGGGAGCCGAGCACCAGGCGCTGCTCGATGCGGTGCTCAACCGCGACATCCAGGCCGCGCAGACACTCATCGCCGAGCACCTGCAGACCACCGGGCGCCTGTTGATGACGGCGCTGAAGGCGAACCCGCCGGCCGACAGATAG